CCGTCAGGCCGATGTATGTGCGTGTGTATTGTTGTCTTCTCTGGTGACCGTTGCTTGGTAAACCACGCCCTCGGTGAGGCATTTTCCTGGCAATGGGCATTTGCTCTTTTGTCTGCAGTTGCATTCTTTATTGGTGATGGTGGCGGTTGTGGTCTTGTTTTCCATTTCCTTGTCAAGTACTGATTTGTTGTGTGAAGTGATAATACTTTGCATGTTCGGCATACAGCTGTAGCTTAGTTTGAGTGTATTCTGTTGAATATCTTCCTGAGTGGATGATCGTGGCGGAAACATTTGTCGATTAAATGTAGAAATTGCGCCCGATGTTGGTGTTGACGCTATTGTCAAACGGTGGGTTGAACCATATGATGTTTCGTGTTCTTGTGCGTTTTTCCTGTTGTTGTACGGGTTGAAAGTGAGTTGGTGGTCGTAGCCGCTCTTTTTGAGTGCATCTTGGTATGGTGTGATGGCTGAATcgaatgtttgtttgtctgatgATATGCTGGTCAATCGTTTGTTGATGGATTCTGGTATGTTGCGGATGATGGAGGGTGGGTGGTTGCTTCTGTGGTTGACGTACCAAACCAAACAACATCCCGCTATACGTCAACCACAGAAGCAACCACCCACCCTCCATCATCCGCAACATACCAGAATCCATCAACAAACGATTGACCAGCATATcatcagacaaacaaacattcgATTCAGCCATCACACCATACCAAGATGCACTCAAAAAGAGCGGCTACGACCACCAACTCACTTTCAAACCCGTACAACAACAGGAAAAACGCACAAGAACACGAAACATCATATGGTTCAACCCACCGTTTGACAATAGCGTCAACACCAACATCGGgcgcaaatttctacatttaatcGACAAATGTTTCCGCCACGATCATCCACTCAGGAAGATATTCAACAGGAATACACTCAAACTAAGCTACAGCTGTATGCCGAACATGCAAAGTATTATCACTTCACACAACAAATCAGTACTTGACAAGGAAATGGAAAACAAGACCACAACCGCCACCATCACCAATAAAGAATGCAACTGCAGACAAAAGAGCAAATGCCCATTGCCAGGAAAATGCCTCACCGAGGGCGTGGTTTACCAAGCAACGGTCACCAGAGAAGACAACAATACACACGCAACATACATCGGCCTGACGGAGACTCcattcaaaacaagatataatAACCACATGCTATCATTCcgcaacacaaaatacagaaacagcaccgaactgagcaagcacatctggtcactgaaagatgcaaagacagaatacaggattgactggaaaataataaagcaatgcaatccatactccaacgtcacaaaaaaatgcaatctgtgcctccACGAGAAATTCACACTCCTCAGATATCCTgaaatgtgctccctcaacaatagaaacgaattagtatcgacctgcagacacaggagaaatttctcttgtgcagtcactaattattcaaccttttgcaacaaacaggtgccaacaaaaacaaaacaaaagaaatcgtttccgcctaaagtttcagtcgatcacagccacccgatgagtgtaggcggctctgcagcctatacgaaacaaatttgtagtggaatgtaatattttagattatcctgatcaactcagttgtgtatttagctctactctagtattgagcactctactccagctgatcttgaactaaacaagtatatatatatatatatatatatatatatatatatatatatatatatatatatatatatatatatatatttaaaaactatctactgttgattgaccaatcagagtgctcaattcagggtgttttatttactcataaagccttggtcaccaaattccagaaacgaatgacagcgctgtagtaaagtactgtccaatcaaaagtgaacatgtcatattctgtagacatctggtacgttttaatattcaaatatggtaacacagcggaaaccagctgcaacacaaaatctgctgtgcccttgGGCAtttataatgtgccctaggcatttataggatgttccattacattggaaggctatttcacaaataaaagttttaatcatatcctaaacatgttacattgacaaaggggacggtcgacgtaaacacattgaaaacgaaaatatatcagttaggggcgatagtttttaagtcggataaaaccctcgtactcgggctcttctggtatataaagtccaaccctactataaaatgtctcggcctgcggcctcgacattttatcgttgggttggactttatataccagaagagccctcgtactcgggctttatcctatatatatatatatatatatatatattatagttaTGTCTGTAagtttttcggcgcgcccttcggggcgttactttaaaatgtcaaacatattttcagcatgcccttcatcCGCATGGATGACtgtcatatatcagatatatatcagagatatatggatgtttaatatttttcggcgcgccctgaGGGCGCAGGatttaatatatcagagctttatgtcagaaatatcttgatgtctgtaaattgaaagtgttttttgcaaagtgtactaagcattatgaaatctgaagttcatatgaaaagcatgacaagttcctgatacttttctgttttccctatgagaattcagtactactaagcaacatgcactaaaatttcacaagtttcacatttttcttataacaattctggacatctggttatgtgCATAAAAAGTGTGGAATGCATTCACagatcattcaaaatactgtattcaaacttaagaattgacacttttaagttcctaccttaaatgacaacaatttcattaaaatacagaatgatAGAATGTTTGATATATaccccaatatatatatatatatatatatatatatatatatatatatatatatatatattatcgatgctaaagcagagcgttttaaataataacacaaaattacttcaagtactaagtacaaatatatatatatatatatatatatatatatatatatatatatatatatataatatttatatatatatatttttttttatatatatatgcgcgcagggggggtcaccctgttttcgaaagttggaataaaGGGGATCACCcggttttcgaaagttggaatggtgggggggtcagccacttttttacGTCGGCAAAACATAATCCACCACCCCTAgtccgaagaaactgaccagtcccttaatgcAACCGTATTACTCTAAACGGGCCCTTTGGGGAAAGTATGCTTGCACAAACTATATAAAAACTTATAGCAATTTTAAAGATGCCTTGTCTGCTCATTGCGCCCAAAGTACGTTGGCATAGGAAGGAACATGAAGGCCCAGTTGTTGGGACTATGATGGACATTAAAATGAAGCAGTCTTGTTTTGGCTGCACATTGCAAACAGTGTTTTTTAGCTCATGTATTCACTCACGTAAGCTTATGTCATACACATgactatctatctgtctgtctgtcatttGACGCGATTTATCTAAAAAATGCCGAATTGGAATagaatctggtacatatattatgTTTCCGAATGGCAAGAATCATTAGTCTTTGGTGGGCGTTGCTCGCTCAGTTTACACTACTTTGCACAAccatttttttagaaattactCATTCTTTGAATGACGGTATTGTATCTtattaattttagtgtagaCGTTAATCAAGGAACCATCTGGCAGATATAAAGGTCATGTAGAAGTATTGTTACGATGGCACTGCTCATTTACATGTTTAAAGAGCTCTCCTTATTAAGGATTTCTATATGGATCGACTTGTCGgaagttgacgaaactttcCATGCACATTGAAGATGCCATCGTGTATCATTGATGAAGGTCGTTTAGCATTTTCCAATTAGCTGactattaatttgcatattcaaaaaaCAATCCTAATTTGGGATAAGTTTGACCAAAGTTAATGAAATTTGCTGTTTACATTTAAGATACTATAATATTAATTGAAGTCGTTTAGCATTTTTATCGGCTAattactgatttgcatatttaacgagcATTCGAAATTAGGCGTATTCAACTGGAAGGACTCGATCGAAGTTGATGAAATGTACGATAATATTAATTTAAATTTCATCACCTAAACTTCGAAGCTGTACATTATGAATATTGCTCACGATTttaattgtaataattttaatgcatttgcAAACTCGTCAGTGCAAAAATATCAGGGAAAGGATTAATTTGCAGCCACTTGCAACATAACCTTATACTGCAAAATgggagcattttcagtttatttctGGTTCAGATAATGGAATCCATGcaagttgacaattttggattcAGTAATATGACCTTAATAGCTCGTTAATAGCAAATGAGCCAAGTAATCCATCTCCTACCttgctacctacctaccttaaTCGTCTGAAGACTAATGGGGAACATGTTGCTAAGCAGCCATTGTGTGTGTGTACCCATGTCCGTATCTGCGACGAATGGCTCTGGAAGTGCAAGGCGAAAAACACAATGACTGAATCCAACGCAAAGAAAAGCTGCTAATGTTTAAAAAGGCTGACAGAAACATACGAAACAAACTATGCATTATGATTATTCGGCAAATATGCCTGGGAAGCAAACCAGCGTGCGATAGATAACTTTCTctgaatatatatgtatgtgtgtgttgcgTGTGTAAGGCTTGCTCTTCAGTTTATCTTTATATCTTTACTCTTTACAGAAACCCCAAAAGACAAGAGACAGAAACGGCAACTGAGCAGTCTTGACGATGAAGATAGCGCTTCAATTGACTGCAGAAGTATGGAATGTCTAGCTCTTTCCTTATTCTTTCACGACTACTTTGTTTGAGTTTACCATTAGAACTTgaagttcttaaattgaatgaCACGTGGTGAACATTTATTTCACTTTGATAATCGGAATTAGTGTTAAGAGCACCATTGATATTATAAAGATACCTTAAGCTGTTAAGAATTAAAAAGCTGAagaaatgaaacaataaaacaaagtcaaatgaattaaaatcaatttttaaaaaaatctatgGAAAATTAATCCTGAACAAAACAATAAACCATATGAATTCAGCTGATCGCGTGAATTCAACCCCCCTCTAACATGTTTTGTAAAGATAAAAATTTGGATCTTTAGCGGCAACATCAAAACAATCTGTGGACGATACTAAGTGTGAAATATTAATCTTGTTTTCAGCACGAAAGGGATATGAATTTGTACATTTATGTTTTTGTCTCCAGCTTCAGTGAATTCTTCGCAGGTCAAGAGATTGCATAAATAGGTACAAACCATAGCCCCTTCAACAGCTGTGTGTTTATTCATCAAACCCTCAAAAGAATTAATTGTGGAGGCATACAAATAAAGAATAGAGATAGGCTATCGAGACCAACGTAGGTGGTTATGTACGTGCACTGTGTAAAAGCCTGACCTAGCGACCCTCAGGGTTATGATTTATTGATGTTAAACTTCCTTTGTTCATTAATTTTCACTATTGCTGGTCAAGCTTCTGTACGTCTTTAGAAACAATATTCAAATGCGACTTTCATGCGACAACTGGTGAATGATATCTTGAAAACGGGGAATATTTCACATTAAAACAACTTGGCTGACGAAAGGGAGAGTAAGAATTGCCCTAACCTAGTACGTCCCAGTTgagattttattgttgttcattCGTAGGAACTGCAGCAAAATGTGAAGAACACTTGAGAAACCACTACGAAAGCAGGATGAAGTGGATCGAACCTGTTCCGTACTACGAGGGTGGATTTCAGCTTGACTTGATTGATGTGTATGTAAACTTAGAATTAGTTGAGAGGAACAAACGGGGAAAAGAACTGTCAGGTGTCGATTTTCGCCAGAGTCTGTCAGCCCCTAAACCTCCTTACAGGGTGTTAGTCGAAGGAGAACCGGGCATTGGGAAAAGTACATTTTGTAGAAAGTTAGCTTTGGACTGGGCaacgaaaacagaaaaaatgctcGAAAGGTATAGATTATTAATACTTTTGGAACTCAGGCAGATGGTTACAAGAGGAGGTCTGATAGACGCAATATATGATCAGTTATTGCCAGAGAGTTCCGGTGTAAATGAAAGAGATTTGGAAAAGTTTCTCGCAGAAAACCCGAAAGATATAATAGTAGTTCTAGACGGTGCAGATGAAGCTCAGACCCCTGTGAAAGAGGATGTCATGAAAATCATATCGCGTAAACTGCATCCGATGTGCACTGTCATCATCACGTCTAGAAACATTGAAAGAAAACGTATTGTAGGATTCGTCGATCAGCATTATATCATTAAAGGCTTCTCCGCGGAAAACACTCTGCTCTACATCAACAGGTACTTTGATGAAGACAAATTAGCAGCCAGTGAGCTTTGTAACAAGGTAGAAAGCAATGAAAACTTAAAAGCGTTAGCGATGAATCCACTGAACACAACCCTACTTTGCATTCTTTGGGAAGACAACAGCTGCATTCCTAGCCAGCTTTCGCAACTTTACCTTCAGTTGGTCATGAGTATATTCAAAagattttgtcagaaaaatggAAAAGTCGTTCCTGAAGATGACCAGCTGCCTTCGGAATACAAAGAAAAATTTCACAGGCTTGCAAAAATGGGGCATGATTGTTTAGTAAAGGGTATACTTCGTTTCGGGTCGAAAGAGCTGGAGGAATTCGGCATTTCAGAAAACTGTGATCTGCTGCAGTTAGGTTTGTTGAATAAGGAATATAGCAGTGCAAAACTTCAAGCATGTAAATTTTGGGTTTTCCTccacaaaacatttcaagaatTCCTGGCAGCTTACTACTTGCACGAAACCGGACAATTATCTGATAGAAATGTATTAGTGCGTGTGGTCAGTGACGAACAGTTGAGTACAGTGTGCCTGTTTACAGCTGGGCTACTCGGAAATCATGGAGAGGGACTATTTGATGCATTCAGACAAGCGCTTATGTCAGAAGGTTCTTCAAATACCGAACACCACTCCAATGTGATACATTCAGCCTTCAGCTGCTTACATGAGTCTGGAAACCGCCACACTTTCGCGTCTAAGATCGTGCCGGTCACGATAAAACACAATGCTCTTACTTTCTACAATGCAATTTGTACTTCCAGTTTTATCTCTGGTTTGGCTGCAATCATAAAAGAGAGCAAAGCAATGTCGATGACCCATGAAAGTTTGGTCATAAAGGAATTGGAGTTCATTAGACCGACAACGTATGTTTCACCCGTACACGGCAGCGAACTGTTTGACGTTTTAAGAAATTTGGGCACGCTCCGGAAATTCAGTTTCATGATTGCGAATGCCATAGAAAATAAGGTAGCAAAGGTTATCGACGGTAATCCGCATCTTGAAGAATTTCGTTTAACGGTCTTCGTAGACCAAACGCGTTCGCTGTTGCCTAATGTTTGTGCATCTATGCAAAACCTTACCAATTTTAAATGCCTGACAATACTAATAAACGAACTTGACCGGTCCgcgaatattaccgaatttctaCGATCAAATCCAATGAAAACTGCCCTACACCTAAATGGGTCACTTGAATATTTTGAACTTCATGGGTTCCACCATGCTGAGCTTCTGTTCCTCGAAATCGCACATCAGATTTATCAACATGGCTGTTTGTCAGCTTTAAGATTAGGGTTTTTGTCAAACGGAATGATAGTCGAAAGGAGGCAAGAATTGACAAAGATATTTAGAAGAAATAACCGCATCAGCAAGTTCTTTTATTACACTGAGGCCATAAGTGAGTCAGACGCGTCTTCGAACAATGTAGAAGGGACCCCTACTGTCAGAGATAACTTAACCGGGGGCACCAGGTGGGAAAACACGTCTGCTCCTGGTTATAATGAGAAGGTACTCGGTATTACAAAAGAATTCTATGAAGCCATgacaaaaagtgaaatcctgagGTATGTCATCGTTAAACATTTTGGAGACAACCGTGATTTAAAATTGTTGTTTGAAGGTCTTCAATCTAGTATTAACATTCGCCATTTGATTCTCATTTTTGAGAATGGCCCGTCTGATGTGAATCCACTCTTTGCACTGCTTGAGTCGAATCAAAGTATAGACTTGCTTGCTGTTTTAAGCACTATTGACATGGGTGAGTTATCCGTTCCGTCTCGATTCAAAGAACATGAAGTTGTGTCAAAGGTTAGCGACAAAGTTGATGCTCCGATATTAGGCAAAGCTAACTTCTCTCTTTCGTCGAGATGGGGAGTTTGGCTAAAACGCATAAATTCACGTGAAAAAAACATCAGAGATGACAAAAGCGCTGTCGATTTCTATGCTAAAGAGCAACTACTTGACCATACACTTCCGTATTTTAAAGTGGCCGGTTGGAAAGTGCGTGCTTGGGAAAGAAAGTAGACCAAAACGGACAATGGCAGTGGCCGAACTACATCAAAACACAGTCTGTTCTAAACCGTAACAGCTGTTTTGTCCGGCCATACAACATTTGCCTGGACTTCATTAGGTTCGTATGTAAATTGTGATGTAATCTTATTCTATGTAACACGCACGTATATATCGGTATTGCACGATATAGAATACCCGAATCGAAGAAATTAGCGTATTTAATGATTGGCAGATGACTTCGCACATTATATCAATAACAAGTAATGTCTTttgtttattgatattcaacactttcaagacaaaaattttgataagtaaTTGGAATTTTAGCGGATCAGTAATTGGAATTTCACCGTGTACTTagcgtttgtttatttttatctgtGTTACTTGTCATGTATGACACTTTTCCTTTTCATGTAATGGATGGAAAGAAGTGAGCGTATTCCATAGTCGGAAAGGGACTTGTATTATGTTCGTTATACTGTTGTTAATCATTGATTTTGAACGTTTTTAAGACCACAATATTTCTATAAGTTATCGGAAGTTTAGGGTGTGACATCTACAATTTGTTCATGTCACCGCTCtatatatatttctaagtcaaaTACAAGATATTGACAGACATAATTGGTGCTACAATGTCAAATGATTATTTGACTTTTTAGGACTAATCGTAAGAATATACTTGTACTCAGTGAATATACCCGTTGGAATGTATAGCTTTTTctgaacaatattttaaaatttgcagattgaaAATTACAAGAGTAGACCCGTCTTAAAGACGCTTGTGTgttattgatattttaatagTGATTTGTGAGTACATTTACCCTGTTACGTCACATAGCTCATAGTTGTAATTGCCTCGCAATACTTGGCTATAGGCGAACAACCTTGAATACGAAATGAACAAACCAATACATCATCATTACAAGATTTTTTGGTGTAGCTTTCGATGACGTAAGCTGAATAccatttattgattgattgtatGTTCCTTTCGAGCCTTCATAAGTTAGAAGCTAAATGTAAAATGTTCTCGTTGATTTAATTTCACATGAGTTACAGtatgtattttatttaattcaaatttgtgatataaataaaataacccAAAGAATATTGTCTACGATTCCATTGCACGTTTAGTAATACTTATTCAATACTGTCTCAGTGTATGGTAGCTGGCTGACAAAAGATGCAAGGCCCATTTTAAAGTGGCCACTTCGTTGAACAGTACGGGAACCGCAAGAGGGCCGACGTTTGACATTCCGAGGTCAATCGATGTAGATTTCGGTCTTTGCTTTTGAGCGAACTGACAGATATGTCAGTGTGCTTGCGGCGCCTACATTCTACCGACATTGCGTGTAACTACAACAATGCATTTACAGTTACCACtatatttacagaaaaatgacaaaaggcaGCATAATCAAATGAGTTCACATTCTGAAGGTGCACTCTAGCTGGTAAGCAAGAACACAATTTACACGTGTCATGTCCTGTTCTCCATTTGGTGATGGGACCATGGTTATAGAAAGCGTTCTTGAGGGACAATGTTATTACCGTAACCTGcacaaaaacataaacatattGAGATGCTAATTTTGCATTCCTCAGTTCTAAGACAGCGTTCACtaattatggccgggggtgggccggcaaaatccagggggtcacctgaactttgaaaactgcaaggggggcggggtcatgtatttttcaaacagctcgggggggggggacacttagtttcataagtatccgtcccgtcaaaaagcagtttcagtgttcagaaatattctgggagataaaaatgattcgttgcatgatttcattctcttaAGTTATTCatctgtaaatctgaacaaagtataattatctgtcacatgaacatcttgacttgacaactctgaggcttgtcttattgtaaattaagctcactgcactgagggcaatgaacaattcctattacttacatattagagatatagcaagttttgtcagggaaattatttaacagttacctgtactgagactactagtaccatgaaaagttaaataatacttttaggtgaaattccaatatcataattgttgtccacatctgaacttttaaataccctatttgaatcaagtacatttgtatcaattatcaaacacctataaaagcacaaattaatttagtttagcatttaaaaaaaatattcttacttttctcatagactccagtgtatagtgaatcagcatttcggtgaaattccaaaatctaatttcttgcacacatatcaacctttaaccatcctaggctaagtactttaaaatgaattatcaaatgtctataaatacacagattttgatagttttgtattggaaaaaattattcatattttcctcatagactcccatgtacagtgaatctacattttggtataattccaaaatccaatttctggcgaacacatccatttgttaccaccctaatctaatcaactacattgatattaataatcgagagtacataaatacatgggtttacctatttttgtattggaaaaaaattattcatactttcctcatagactcccatgtatagtggatgaacattttcagtgaaagtccattatcagatttcttgtacacataatatgcacctttaacc
This DNA window, taken from Ptychodera flava strain L36383 chromosome 4, AS_Pfla_20210202, whole genome shotgun sequence, encodes the following:
- the LOC139130518 gene encoding uncharacterized protein; this encodes MERGDIDPLLKLFNDLDRELNADDVKEIKSLLIGKQLDRKHEDDMRDASDIFLYLRQRGIISESNLDLLISLFDLIQRPTLKEKIRWFLKERGFAETPKDKRQKRQLSSLDDEDSASIDCRRTAAKCEEHLRNHYESRMKWIEPVPYYEGGFQLDLIDVYVNLELVERNKRGKELSGVDFRQSLSAPKPPYRVLVEGEPGIGKSTFCRKLALDWATKTEKMLERYRLLILLELRQMVTRGGLIDAIYDQLLPESSGVNERDLEKFLAENPKDIIVVLDGADEAQTPVKEDVMKIISRKLHPMCTVIITSRNIERKRIVGFVDQHYIIKGFSAENTLLYINRYFDEDKLAASELCNKVESNENLKALAMNPLNTTLLCILWEDNSCIPSQLSQLYLQLVMSIFKRFCQKNGKVVPEDDQLPSEYKEKFHRLAKMGHDCLVKGILRFGSKELEEFGISENCDLLQLGLLNKEYSSAKLQACKFWVFLHKTFQEFLAAYYLHETGQLSDRNVLVRVVSDEQLSTVCLFTAGLLGNHGEGLFDAFRQALMSEGSSNTEHHSNVIHSAFSCLHESGNRHTFASKIVPVTIKHNALTFYNAICTSSFISGLAAIIKESKAMSMTHESLVIKELEFIRPTTYVSPVHGSELFDVLRNLGTLRKFSFMIANAIENKVAKVIDGNPHLEEFRLTVFVDQTRSLLPNVCASMQNLTNFKCLTILINELDRSANITEFLRSNPMKTALHLNGSLEYFELHGFHHAELLFLEIAHQIYQHGCLSALRLGFLSNGMIVERRQELTKIFRRNNRISKFFYYTEAISESDASSNNVEGTPTVRDNLTGGTRWENTSAPGYNEKVLGITKEFYEAMTKSEILRYVIVKHFGDNRDLKLLFEGLQSSINIRHLILIFENGPSDVNPLFALLESNQSIDLLAVLSTIDMGELSVPSRFKEHEVVSKVSDKVDAPILGKANFSLSSRWGVWLKRINSREKNIRDDKSAVDFYAKEQLLDHTLPYFKVAGWKVRAWERK